The Glycine soja cultivar W05 chromosome 8, ASM419377v2, whole genome shotgun sequence genome has a window encoding:
- the LOC114421607 gene encoding U-box domain-containing protein 6-like has translation MMDVAEVEENLFAASDAKLHGQMCKTLSIIYCKVLSVFPSLEAARPRSKSGIQALCSLHVALEKVKNVLQHCSECSKLYLAITGDSVLLKFEKAKCALEDSLRRVEDIVPQSIGCQVQEIVNEFATIEFALDPSEKQVGDDLIALLQQGRKLNDSNDSNELESFHQAATRLGIASSRAALAERRALKKLIVRARSEEDKRKESIIAYLLHLMRKYSKLFRNEFSDDNDSQGSAPCSPSVQGSIEDSVPGSHCQAFDRQLSKLSCFNFKPNNSRKSGQMPLPPEELRCPISLQLMYDPVTIASGQTYERVWIEKWFSDGHNNCPKTQQKLSHLCLTPNYCVKGLVASWCEQNGVPIPEGPPESLDLNYWGMVLSESESTNSKSIDSVSYCKLKGVLVVPLEESGISEEYVENGTESVSAQEEDSEQYFSFLKVLTEGNNWRKQCEVVEQLRLLLRDDEEARIFMGANGFVEALLQFLQSALREGSLMALESGAMALFNLAVNNNRNKEIMLSAGVLSLLEEMISKTSSYGCTTALYLNLSCLEEAKPMIGVTQAVQFLIQLLQSDSDVQCKQDSLHALYNLSTVPSNIPCLLSFGIISGLQSLLVGEGDSIWTEKCVAVLINLATSQVGREEIVSTPGLIGALASILDTGELIEQEQAVSCLLILCNRSEECSEMVLQEGVIPALVSISVNGTPRGQEKAQKLLMLFREQRRDPSPVKTHKCPPETASDLSMPPAEMKPICKSILRRKSGRAFSFFWKNKSYSVYQC, from the exons ATGATGGAtgttgctgaggttgaggaaAATCTGTTTGCCGCAAGTGATGCCAAG TTACATGGACAGATGTGCAAGACTCTTTCTATAATCTATTGCAAAGTACTGTCTGTATTTCCTTCTTTAGAAGCTGCTAGGCCTAGGAGTAAATCTGGTATTCAGGCATTATGTTCATTGCATGTAGCCTTGGAGAAAGTCAAGAATGTTCTTCAGCACTGCTCAGAGTGTAGTAAACTTTACTTG GCTATAACTGGAGATTCTGTCCTCCTAAAATTTGAGAAGGCTAAATGTGCTCTTGAAGATAGTCTTAGACGGGTGGAAGATATTGTTCCACAATCTATTGGGTGTCAG GTTCAGGAGATTGTGAATGAATTTGCAACAATAGAATTTGCACTTGATCCATCAGAGAAGCAAGTTGGTGATGATTTAATTGCATTGCTCCAACAGGGAAGAAAGTTGAATGACTCTAATGACAGCAATGAGCTTGAATCTTTTCACCAGGCTGCTACTAGACTTGGAATTGCATCTTCAAGAGCAGCTCTTGCCGAAAGAAGAGCTCTCAAGAAACTCATAGTGAGGGCTCGATCTGAGGAAGACAAGCGGAAGGAATCAATTATTGCATATCTTTTACATCTTATGAGGAAATACTCCAAGTTATTTAGAAACGAGTTCTCAGATGACAATGATTCTCAGGGTTCTGCACCTTGTTCTCCCAGTGTTCAGGGATCCATTGAGGATAGTGTTCCTGGTAGTCATTGTCAAGCCTTTGACAGACAGCTTTCAAAACTCAGTTGCTTTAATTTCAAACCAAATAATAGTAGGAAATCAGGGCAGATGCCTCTTCCGCCTGAAGAGTTAAGGTGTCCAATATCTCTGCAACTTATGTATGATCCTGTTACCATTGCTTCTGGGCAAACTTATGAAAGGGTTTGGATAGAGAAATGGTTTAGTGATGGGCACAACAACTGCCCAAAGACCCAGCAGAAGCTTTCACATCTTTGTTTGACTCCTAATTATTGTGTTAAGGGCCTTGTTGCTAGTTGGTGTGAACAAAATGGAGTTCCTATTCCTGAAGGCCCTCCTGAATCTCTTGATCTTAACTACTGGGGAATGGTATTATCAGAGTCTGAATCTACAAATTCAAAATCTATAGATAGTGTTAGCTATTGCAAGTTGAAGGGTGTCCTTGTGGTTCCTTTGGAAGAGAGCGGTATCTCAGAGGAATATGTGGAAAATGGAACTGAAAGTGTTTCTGCACAAGAGGAAGACTCTGAGCAGTATTTTAGCTTTCTGAAAGTCTTGACTGAGGGGAACAATTGGAGGAAGCAATGTGAAGTGGTAGAACAGTTAAGGCTGTTGCTGAGGGATGATGAGGAAGCCAGGATTTTTATGGGGGCTAATGGGTTTGTTGAAGCACTTTTGCAGTTTTTGCAATCAGCTTTGCGTGAAGGTAGTTTGATGGCTCTGGAAAGTGGAGCAATGGCTCTCTTCAACCTGGCTGTGAATAATAACAG AAATAAGGAAATTATGTTATCAGCTGGAGTATTATCATTGTTGGAGGAAATGATTTCTAAAACTAGTTCTTATGGTTGTACAACTGCTCTTTATTTGAATCTCTCTTGCCTTGAAGAAGCCAAGCCTATGATTGGCGTGACTCAGGCTGTCCAGTTCCTAATCCAGCTTCTTCAATCTGACTCTGATGTTCAATGCAAGCAAGATTCTCTCCATGCTCTCTATAATCTTTCTACTGTGCCCTCCAATATTCCATGCCTCCTTTCATTTGGCATCATTAGTGGCTTACAATCCCTTCTTGTAGGCGAGGGGGATAGCATTTGGACAGAAAAATGTGTAGCTGTTTTGATAAATTTAGCAACTTCTCAAGTTGGAAGGGAGGAAATCGTATCAACTCCTGGACTCATCGGTGCATTGGCTTCAATATTGGACACCGGGGAGCTCATAGAACAGGAGCAAGCTGTCTCTTGTCTCCTAATTTTGTGCAATAGAAGTGAGGAATGTAGTGAGATGGTCCTGCAGGAAGGGGTTATACCAGCATTGGTTTCAATATCAGTGAATGGAACTCCAAGAGGTCAAGAAAAAGCTCAGAAACTCTTAATGTTGTTCCGAGAGCAGCGACGGGACCCTTCACCAGTTAAGACACATAAGTGCCCACCTGAAACTGCTAGTGATTTGTCTATGCCACCTGCTGAAATGAAACCGATATGCAAGTCGATTTTGAGAAGAAAGTCCGGGAGAGCTTTTAGCTTTTTCTGGAAAAACAAGAGCTATTCTGTATACCAGTGTTAA